The genome window TCTTGAAAACACTCAGGATATAATCATCCCTCAAGTCCTTAAAATGGTCGACACGCAGTTCTATCAGGTCGATGGCATCGACCACCTCCGGCCCAAGGAGTTCCAGTTCCATATCCGTCACGGATGCGGCTATGGCAGGTCTTTGAAATTTTTCCATCTGTGCCTCTCCTGTTCAGTTAACGAATAGGGTTTGAATGGTTACAATTGTTCTCACTTAACTATATAGAGTCTGTGTATAAACTACGGTTATTTGTCATTCCCGCAAGCGAAGCACGTCGGGAATCCTTCTTAAAAAACGATTCCGGACAAGCCGGAATGACGGAATAACGACAACTGTTCGACTTTACACAACAGACTTTATCTAAACTATCCTTATAGCAACTTACGGATGAATACCGAACCTTGACAGGAGGCTTCCCTCCGCCCTTTCAAACTCGGCGCGGGATACCAGGTAATCCATAACCGCCTTCCTCTCCTCAAATAAGGATTCGGTATATTCTTCCTGGAACTTCAGAAGGTCATTCAGTGTTGTAAGACCTTCCCTGAAACGGCCCTCCCCGGCCTCGAGCCTCTTCTGCTCCGCCAGCCTCGTCTTACCTGTTGCTGCAATCCTCTTGAGGTTAAGTTCAAGGGCCCTCCATTTCTTTCTCAGATCCAGGACTACCCTCTGTCTAAGTTCATCAATTCTTGCGGCTGCCCTCTCCTGCTCATATTTCGCCTTCAGGTAGCGCCCCCTCTCAGCCTTCCTGAACAACGGCATCCGTAGTGAGACCCCCCACCTGCCAGGTCCTGTCAGCGCCCTTTAGGAGCCTGTCAAGGGCATCAGCCCTTGTATCCGAAAGACCGCTCACACCCACTGTCCCGAAAAGCTCGACATCAGGGAGCATCTGATTGAGGTAGAACCTCTGCAGCATCTCCCTGTTCTTCTTCTCAAGCAGGGCCTGTTTAATCTCGTTACTATATTTAAGCACCTTGGTTATGGAAGCTTCAATGTCCGGAAGACCGTCACTGAACTCCTCCTCACCTGAAAGTACGATCTCCCTGCGCCAGTCACGGATACCAAGGAGAAGTCTTAACTCATCAATGGCGTCTTTAAGCCCGTTGCCGGCCTTGAGGACCATCTCCTCCCTCTTTGCCACCCCGGATTCCGCCTTATATACCTCTACAGGTGAAAGCACACCTGCCCCGATCTTGGCCTTCACCTCTTCGCGGACATCCTCCGCAAGCCGGAGAGAGAACCTCGCATAGTTCAATCTCTCTTCAGCAATAAGTACATTATAATACGCATTGATTGTTTTCAGGGCCGTCTCCTCCATCTTCCCTTTCAACCGATACCCTGAGATCCTCTTATTACCCTCTGCCACAGCAATCATCGTCCTCTGATTCTTCCGCCCAAACCCCTTCAGTAGAGGTTGTGAAACAGTGACCGTCAGTTCGGTCAGATGATAAGGATTAATTATAAGAAACGATGAATCCCCCCTGAACTTCTGATAGTTCCACTTGACTGTGTACCGGGTGCCTGCGTCAACCCTGCCGGAGAGAGATATATCGAGGTCAAAAGACCTCTGCCGGGTGCTTGTAACGATGGAGGGTGACATTGCCCTCTCATATGATTCGCCAAGGCTCAAGGAAATGTCGGGATCGAAGGCGGATTCCTCGATTAAGACATCCCCCATGGATATCAACGGCAGATACCTCTCAGCCTTAAGGCCGATATTCTCCCTGATAGCCATCCGGACTGCCTCACCCACCGTTAGATGTATCGTTTCAGAGGCGTCGACAAGCCCGCTGAGGAAAAATACGGATACCAAAGCAATTGTCGTCCGTATAATCCAAATCATTCTCATTTGCATATTCTCTTTTCCGGAGACATCAAATCTCAAGAATCATTCCCGCTGTTCTTCCCTCTCCCCTCACTGACGGCGAGATAACCTGACAGGATTATAAGGACGCCGCCGACATAGGATCTCGCTCCGGGAAACTCCTTCAGGAATATAATACTGAAAATTATAGCACCAACAGGTTCAAGATAGCCAAGCACCGCAGCCCTGCTTGCCTGAACCACCATCAATCCCCTGTAGTAGAAAAAAGGTGCGGCGGTTGAATGCACCGCACCCATCACTGCAAGGAGCCACAGCCTCTCATAGGGGACCTCCCTTATAAATGGCAGGAGCATCATCACCATGAATAGGTTCTGAAAAAAAACCATCATATAAGGGTTCATCCTCTGAGTAAAGACCCGGACAAAGATCACAAGCAGTGCATAGAAAAATCCTGAGGCAAGCCCGGAAAGAATGCCGAGGAGATCACCGGTAACCCTGAACCCCTCACTGGCTACGCCCCTGAAGCATTCCAGTATGGCACCCCCTCCAAGCATTATCCATAAACCGGCGGAAGCAACGATAATTGAAAAGATTATCCTCGGTGTTATTCTCTCACCAAGGAAGACGAATGCAAGCACTGCAACAATCACAGGGGCTATGTAGTGTGTAAGCACGGCATTGGCGATCGTGGTCTTTGAATAGGCAAAGAGGAATGTGAATGTATTCAGGAGCAGGCACAGGCTCAGCAGAAAAATATACGGAAATCCCTTTAAAGGCGGCAGGGCGCTCCTGAACCTTCTTGAAATGAAAAGAGGGGCCTGGAAGAAGAGCGAAAACAATGCGGAATAAAAGATAAGGACATGAACAGGCACGCCGGAGGCCCTGACAAAAAGGCCGAGGGAACTCCATATAAGGATCGCTATAACTATATACAGGGAGGCCATCAGGAGAGAGGAAGTCCTTCTATCTGGCGAAGGACCCGCCCTCTGATCCTATTTGGCGGCTCTCTGTCGAAGAGTTCGTTGCCGTTGTCCAGTACAGGCACGAGCATATCCTCATATCCACCACCGCACCGGCATTTCAGGTCTTCCGAAGAAAAAGGAACCACCATTCGCCGGCCGCAATCGTTACAGCGCAGGACCCTCTTACTGCCGGACCGCTTTCCCCGTTTGGCAAGGGGCCGCCCACTGACCTCCATTATGTCCATCGCATAATCAACCACAGGTGCATTGCTTATGGATGTACCGATACCGTAAGCATCGACAACCGGGTTCAGCTCCATTATTTCGGACTCCTTTATACCTCCGCTTACGAACAACTTCACATTGCCGTATCCTCTCAGGTCGAGTTCCCATCTTACCTCCTCGAGGATCCGGTAAAAATTCCCCCGCCTCGAGGATGGGGTGTCGAGCCTGACCGCAAAGAGCCTGTCTCCAAGGGTCTCTGCAACATTAAGGGCCTCGAACTTCTCATCGAGGAAGGTATCGATGAGGGCGACACGCCTGAACCTTGGT of bacterium BMS3Abin08 contains these proteins:
- a CDS encoding outer membrane efflux protein, translating into MPLFRKAERGRYLKAKYEQERAAARIDELRQRVVLDLRKKWRALELNLKRIAATGKTRLAEQKRLEAGEGRFREGLTTLNDLLKFQEEYTESLFEERKAVMDYLVSRAEFERAEGSLLSRFGIHP
- a CDS encoding outer membrane efflux protein, translating into MRMIWIIRTTIALVSVFFLSGLVDASETIHLTVGEAVRMAIRENIGLKAERYLPLISMGDVLIEESAFDPDISLSLGESYERAMSPSIVTSTRQRSFDLDISLSGRVDAGTRYTVKWNYQKFRGDSSFLIINPYHLTELTVTVSQPLLKGFGRKNQRTMIAVAEGNKRISGYRLKGKMEETALKTINAYYNVLIAEERLNYARFSLRLAEDVREEVKAKIGAGVLSPVEVYKAESGVAKREEMVLKAGNGLKDAIDELRLLLGIRDWRREIVLSGEEEFSDGLPDIEASITKVLKYSNEIKQALLEKKNREMLQRFYLNQMLPDVELFGTVGVSGLSDTRADALDRLLKGADRTWQVGGLTTDAVVQEG
- a CDS encoding EamA-like transporter family protein, whose translation is MASLYIVIAILIWSSLGLFVRASGVPVHVLIFYSALFSLFFQAPLFISRRFRSALPPLKGFPYIFLLSLCLLLNTFTFLFAYSKTTIANAVLTHYIAPVIVAVLAFVFLGERITPRIIFSIIVASAGLWIMLGGGAILECFRGVASEGFRVTGDLLGILSGLASGFFYALLVIFVRVFTQRMNPYMMVFFQNLFMVMMLLPFIREVPYERLWLLAVMGAVHSTAAPFFYYRGLMVVQASRAAVLGYLEPVGAIIFSIIFLKEFPGARSYVGGVLIILSGYLAVSEGRGKNSGNDS